CGCTTGTGTTCAATTTGTGGCGGCAGGCCAGGCACCGCAGGCCCGGCGCTGGGCCGGGCGACTGTTGTGGGGAGGGGGATGGGGCGGAGGTGCGGGGGGGCTGGCGCTCAGGCGGGCGCGCGGCCTAGCCCGGCAGGGCCTGGTAGGCCAGCTTGCGCGCCTTGGCGGGAGTGGCGCCAAGCGCGCGCAGGATCATCTCGCTGACCTTGCTGTCGTGCTCGCTGCTGGCACGGCCTTCCACGGCGCTGCGCATGGCGCCGACCGTGCAGGACACCAGTAGATCGAGGGCGAGGCTTTCCTCGGCATAGGCGAGCGCGCCTTCGGCGAGGCCGGCACGCAGGTCGCCGAGGGCGGTGGCGGCGATCTGCGAGCGCATGGCCTGGTCGAAATGCGCCACGCGGATCACCGCGCTGGCCCAGTCGGGGTCGGCGAGGGCGCGGCGGACGAACATGCGCACGCCGATGCACAGGCGCAGGGCGCCGCTCTGGATGCCGGCGCTCTGCAGCGTGATGGCGGCGGAAAACTCGTCGGCCAGGGCCAGGCCGACAGCTTCGACCACCTCGTCGCGGCTGCGGAAGTAGTTGTAGATGGTGCCGCTGGCTACTTCGGCTTCCGTGGCCACATCGAGCAGGGCGATCTCACCCACGTCCTTGCGGGCGAACAGGCGCACTGCCGCATCGATCAGGCCACGGCGGGTGCGCTCACGCTTCTTGTGCCCGCGGCTCAGCGGCGCGGGGGCGGGCTCAGGAGGGGTGGCTCGGCTCATGGCAGACCTCGGAGGAAACTGGCTGCCGATGATAGAGCAGTGCCGGGCGTGGGTGGAGCACCAATCAGTGCCCCAGCAGCGCCAGGCATTCGGCAACCAAGGCCTCGGCGTGGGCGTGGCTGGCGTCGTGCATGATGATGCGATCCGGACGCACCACCAGCAGGCTATGGGGCGCCCCGAGGGGCATCAGGCACTGGCCCAGATCCTCGGCGAAGGGCGATGAGCTGGTGCTCACCTGTCCCTGCAGGCCGATCTGCAGATAGCCGCCACCGGCCGCTTGCCAGCGCGACTGCAGTTGCGTGCTCAGCCCGGCGCGCGGGTCGCTGCCGAGGCCGACCAGGGTCAGCTGTTCACCGAGAAGCTCGTCGCTGAGAATGATGCGTCCGTCCGCCGTACGCACCAGGCCCTGGGGCAGCAGGCCGCCGCGCTGGATGCGCGCGCGCCAGGCCTGGCGCGCGAATAGGCCGCGCTTGAAGATATTCTTCGGCTTGATCTCGAGCTCCTCGAAGTGCCGACGGGCCGCGGGAATCAGCCGCAGTGTGCGCATCAGGCCATGGCCGAGGGCGGCCAGCAGGGCATTGCGCGGCATGATCAGCAGGCCCATGAGCCTGGCCAGGCGGATCATTTCCTGGGCGTGGGGACGGCGCTCCTGGTCATAGCTGGCGAGGATTGCCGGTGCGGCCCGGCCCTGCAGCACCCAGGCCAGCTTCCAGGCCAGGTTGGCGGCATCGCGCAGGCCGGCGACCAGGCCCTGGCCGACAAAGGGCGGGGTGATATGGGCGGCATCGCCGACCAGGAACACCCGGCCCTGCTGGAAGCGCTTGCAGCAGCGGGCGTGGAAGCGGTAGACGGCTTTGCGTTCGATCTGCAGCTGCGCGGGGGCGATCCACGGCGCCAGCAGCTGGCTGATGCGTTCGTCGGCCTCCATCTGCTCGCGGGTTTCCCCAGGACGCAGCATGAACTCCCAGCGTTCCCGGCCGCCCGGCGCTGGCATATGCGGCGTGGGGCGGCGGTGGTCGCAAATGAACTCGACGTGGTCGATGGACTGGCCCTGGCGCTCGCAGGCATCGACGATCAGCCAGTCCTCGCTATAACTGCGCCCGTCGAACTCCTGGCCGATCAGGCCACGTACCACCGAGCTGGCACCGTCGGCGCCGACCAGATAGCGGGCATGAATCCGCCGGATCTGGCCGCTGGCGCCGTGCAGCAGGGCGTGCACGCCGCTGTCGTCCTGCTGCAGTTCCTGCAACGTCCAGCCGCCCTGGCTGGTGACGCTGGGCTGGCGCAGGGCCTGGCTGCGCATCGCCCGTTCCAGATCCGGCTGGTAGAAGGTCACCAGCTTCGGGTGGCCATCGATGCTGCCGGCCGTGTTGGCCCGGCCGAAGGGGCCTACCAGCGGGCAATGCATCCGCACCTCGGGAATCACGATCTTGGCGAACGCGTCCTCGGCCAGGCCGGCCAGCTGCAGGATGCGCAGCGCCTCGTTGTCGAGGGCGATGGCGCGCGGCATCAGCAGGATGTCATGGGCCTTGTCGATCACCACGACTCGCACGCCGTAGCGCCCGAGCAGGGCGGCCAGGGTGGCTCCGACCGGGCCGTTACCG
The window above is part of the Pseudomonas alcaligenes genome. Proteins encoded here:
- a CDS encoding TetR/AcrR family transcriptional regulator, producing the protein MSRATPPEPAPAPLSRGHKKRERTRRGLIDAAVRLFARKDVGEIALLDVATEAEVASGTIYNYFRSRDEVVEAVGLALADEFSAAITLQSAGIQSGALRLCIGVRMFVRRALADPDWASAVIRVAHFDQAMRSQIAATALGDLRAGLAEGALAYAEESLALDLLVSCTVGAMRSAVEGRASSEHDSKVSEMILRALGATPAKARKLAYQALPG
- a CDS encoding bifunctional 3-(3-hydroxy-phenyl)propionate/3-hydroxycinnamic acid hydroxylase; amino-acid sequence: MQQNNNELPEAADVLIVGNGPVGATLAALLGRYGVRVVVIDKAHDILLMPRAIALDNEALRILQLAGLAEDAFAKIVIPEVRMHCPLVGPFGRANTAGSIDGHPKLVTFYQPDLERAMRSQALRQPSVTSQGGWTLQELQQDDSGVHALLHGASGQIRRIHARYLVGADGASSVVRGLIGQEFDGRSYSEDWLIVDACERQGQSIDHVEFICDHRRPTPHMPAPGGRERWEFMLRPGETREQMEADERISQLLAPWIAPAQLQIERKAVYRFHARCCKRFQQGRVFLVGDAAHITPPFVGQGLVAGLRDAANLAWKLAWVLQGRAAPAILASYDQERRPHAQEMIRLARLMGLLIMPRNALLAALGHGLMRTLRLIPAARRHFEELEIKPKNIFKRGLFARQAWRARIQRGGLLPQGLVRTADGRIILSDELLGEQLTLVGLGSDPRAGLSTQLQSRWQAAGGGYLQIGLQGQVSTSSSPFAEDLGQCLMPLGAPHSLLVVRPDRIIMHDASHAHAEALVAECLALLGH